The Thermosynechococcus sp. HN-54 DNA segment CCCGTCCTTTACGCCGCCGTGCCTTAATCACGTTCTGACCCGATTTGGTACGCATGCGCGCGCGGAACCCAGAGGTGCGTTTACGTTTGCGGACAGTGCCGCCCAGTGTACGTTGCGTCATGGCTGTTGCAGTTATGATGGTTAATCAGAAAAAACACTGCCCCAAGGGGCACGCCCTAGTCAGTCGTTAGAGCGATCTACAATCGTATCACTTCCCGTGAGGCAGCGGTAGCCCTGCAAGGCTATTGCCGTCTTGGTCGTGTTGCCTATCATTGCTCACAATCCTACGGACGAGGTTTGC contains these protein-coding regions:
- the rpmH gene encoding 50S ribosomal protein L34 yields the protein MTQRTLGGTVRKRKRTSGFRARMRTKSGQNVIKARRRKGRARLTV